The following DNA comes from Blattabacterium cuenoti.
CTTTTTCTTCTGTTTATGTTTATCCTATGATAAATTACAATATAAACATAAAGGTAAAAACATCTGATATTCAATGGGAAACTTTTCGTTCTAGTGGATCTGGAGGACAAAATGTAAATAAAGTAGAAACAGGGGTTCGTTTACGTCATAATCCTACAGGAATTACGATAGAAAATACAGAATCTCGTTCTCAAATACAAAATAGACAAAAAGCTTTACAACTTTTAAAGTCTAGATTATTTGATCTAGAAATCATGAAAAAAAACAAAGAAAAAGAAAAAATAGAATCCGGAAAAAAAAAGATAGAATGGGGTTCTCAAATAAGAAATTACATTATGCACCCTTATAAATTAGTAAAAGATTTAAGGACCGGTTATGAGACTACAAAAATACAATCTGTAATGGATGGAGAAATAGATATTTTTTTAAAAAAGTTGTTAATTCAAAAAAAAATATAAATATTTGTTTGTCAATTTTTCTCTATTTATTTAGATAATAATTCAATGAAAATTCGTTATGCTGATCTAATAGATCAAACTTTTGATTTTCCTACTGAGGAATTTACCATTAAAAATAATTTTCTAGAATTTCATGGAATTCCATTAATGGATCTTATCCAAAAATATGGAACTCCTTTAAAGTTTACATATTTACCAAAAATATCTCAAAACATAAAAAAAGCTAGAAAATGGTTTGAAAAAGCCATTAATTATAATCAGTATAAAAATAAATATACTTATTGTTATTGTACAAAAAGTTCTCATTTCTCTTTTATATTAGAAGAAACTTTAAAAAATAATATTAGTATTGAAACTTCATATGCTTATGATATAGAAATTGTAAAAAATCTTTATAAAAAGGGGAAAATTAACAAAAGTCTTGAAATTATATGCAATGGATTTAAAACTGAAAATTATATTAAAAACATATCAGAACTCATTAATAACGGTTTTTATAATACTATTCCTATATTAGATAATTCCGATGAATTAGAAAAACTTAGTTCAATTATCCATTTCCCTTTCAAATTAGGAATACGTATAGCTTCTGAAGAAGAACCTAAATTTGAATTTTATACTTCTAGACTTGGAATAGGATATAAAGACATCATTATTTTTTATTTAGAAAAAATAAAAAATAATCCTCAAGTAGAATTAAAAATGTTACACTTTTTCATTAATACAGGAATAAAAGATACTTCTTATTATTGGAATGAACTTTTTAAATGTTTGCATATTTACGCAAAATTAAAGAAAATAGCCCAAGAATTAGACATTTTAAATATAGGAGGAGGGTTTCCGATAAAAACGTCTATGTCTTTCAAGTATGATTATGAATACATGACAAATGAAATTATTTACCAAATAAAAAAATTTTGTAAGGAAGAAAATATATCAGAACCACACATATACACTGAATTTGGAGCTTATACTGTAGGAGAAAGTGGAGGAATTTTATATAGAATACTTAGTCAAAAACGTCAAAATGATAGAGAAAAATGGAACATGATCGATAGTTCTTTTATGACAACACTTCCTGATACTTGGGCTATAAGTAAAAGATTTATTATGATGGCTATAAATCGTTGGAATGATTTTTATGAAAGAGTTTTTTTAGGAGGATTAACATGTGATAGTGATGATTATTATAATTCAGAACAACATATGAATGCTATATATCTTCCTTGTTATCGTGAACATACTCCACTTTATATTGGATTTTTCAATACTGGAGCTTATCAAGATACAATCAGTGGTTATGGGGGAGTTCACCATTGTTTAATTCCTCAACCAATTCATATCTTAATAGATCATGATAATAATAATAATTTCGTATATAGAATATTTCGTAAATCACAAAGACCTAAAGAAATATTAAAAATATTAGGTTATTGAATGCTTTTCATAAAAAAAAAACTTTTGCAGGAATATCTAAAAAATACGCTACACTAGAAAAATCTAAAATAGTACTTATTCCTGTTCCATATGATTCTACTCAAACATGGAAAAAAGGATCTAAAAATGGACCTCAAGCTTTTTTATCTGCCTCAGAACATATAGAATTATATGATATTGAAACAGATTCAGAAGTATATAAAAGAGGGATTTACTTATCCGATCCTATTGTAAATTCTTCAATTTCATCAATAAAAATGGTTAATAAAGTATATCATGCTACAAAAAAATACCTTTTAAAAGAAAAATTTGTAACCCTTATTGGAGGAGATCATTCTATATCAATAGGTAGTATACGAGCTTTTGGAGAAAAATATACAAATTTAAGTATTCTTCACATGGATGCACACGCAGACTTACGTTCTAAATACAAAAATAATCCATATAATCATGCTTGTTCAATGCATGAAGCATCAATCAAATATCCTTTAATACAAATAGGAATTCGAAGTATGGATAGTTCAGAAAAAAAATACCTTCAAAAAGGAAATGTTTTTTATATGCACGTAATTAAAAATAATGATTTTTGGATGCAAAGAGTTATTCATAGGCTATCTGAAAATGTATTTTTAAGTATAGATATAGATGTTTTTGATCCAAGTATAGCTCCTTCTACGGGAACTCCGGAACCAGGTGGGTTGCATTGGTATACAACTTTAGAATTTTTGAAAACAGTTTTTCAAGAAAAAAAAATTATAGGGTTTGACATCGTTGAACTTTTACCAAATAAAAAAGAATCTTCTACGGACTTTTTAGTAGTCAAACTTTACTATAAATTATTATCGTATAAATATGAATTAATCAATAAATAATAATAAAAGATGAACCATAAAATCATTATAGCTGTAGATGGATATTCTTCATCTGGAAAAAGTAGTTTAGCAGAAGCTATCTCTAAAAAATTAAAATATAAATATATAGACACCGGATCTATGTATAGAAGTATAGCCTTATTAGCTATAAGAAAAAAAATTTTTAATAGTGATTTGTGGAATACAAAAAATTTCATTCCTATTCTTAGGAATATAAATTTTAAATTTAAATGGAATAAAAAATATAAAAAAACGGATATTATTTTAAATAATGAAAATATACAATCTGAGATTAAAACCCTTCAAGTAACAAAAAAAGTGAGTTTAATCGCTCAAATACCAGAAATTCGTGAAAGATTAACGATTATACAGAGAAATATTGGAAAATACAAAGGAGTAGTGATGGATGGAAGAGATATAGCAAATTCTATTTTTCCTAAATCAGAATTGAAAATATTTATGAAAGGATCT
Coding sequences within:
- the cmk gene encoding (d)CMP kinase — encoded protein: MNHKIIIAVDGYSSSGKSSLAEAISKKLKYKYIDTGSMYRSIALLAIRKKIFNSDLWNTKNFIPILRNINFKFKWNKKYKKTDIILNNENIQSEIKTLQVTKKVSLIAQIPEIRERLTIIQRNIGKYKGVVMDGRDIANSIFPKSELKIFMKGSIEVRSYRRYKELKKRGVDITYEEVKKNISQRDFMDTSRKISPLKKSIDSIEIDNTFLSIEEQLNFVFRLINNQHLL
- the speB gene encoding agmatinase, which encodes MRLLNAFHKKKTFAGISKKYATLEKSKIVLIPVPYDSTQTWKKGSKNGPQAFLSASEHIELYDIETDSEVYKRGIYLSDPIVNSSISSIKMVNKVYHATKKYLLKEKFVTLIGGDHSISIGSIRAFGEKYTNLSILHMDAHADLRSKYKNNPYNHACSMHEASIKYPLIQIGIRSMDSSEKKYLQKGNVFYMHVIKNNDFWMQRVIHRLSENVFLSIDIDVFDPSIAPSTGTPEPGGLHWYTTLEFLKTVFQEKKIIGFDIVELLPNKKESSTDFLVVKLYYKLLSYKYELINK
- a CDS encoding type III PLP-dependent enzyme domain-containing protein, with protein sequence MKIRYADLIDQTFDFPTEEFTIKNNFLEFHGIPLMDLIQKYGTPLKFTYLPKISQNIKKARKWFEKAINYNQYKNKYTYCYCTKSSHFSFILEETLKNNISIETSYAYDIEIVKNLYKKGKINKSLEIICNGFKTENYIKNISELINNGFYNTIPILDNSDELEKLSSIIHFPFKLGIRIASEEEPKFEFYTSRLGIGYKDIIIFYLEKIKNNPQVELKMLHFFINTGIKDTSYYWNELFKCLHIYAKLKKIAQELDILNIGGGFPIKTSMSFKYDYEYMTNEIIYQIKKFCKEENISEPHIYTEFGAYTVGESGGILYRILSQKRQNDREKWNMIDSSFMTTLPDTWAISKRFIMMAINRWNDFYERVFLGGLTCDSDDYYNSEQHMNAIYLPCYREHTPLYIGFFNTGAYQDTISGYGGVHHCLIPQPIHILIDHDNNNNFVYRIFRKSQRPKEILKILGY